A region from the Azospirillaceae bacterium genome encodes:
- a CDS encoding glycosyl hydrolase family 28-related protein, which yields MTIISRVFLAIIALISLSGAAFAQGVTSFNGRTGAVAPQTGDYGISQISGVPSQSQASGWLDSAFCGTVGYVLARTTGSWVCSRNIPLNVVWFGADAGGVADSTTAIQTAMNAASTIGACVYVPNGTYLVSSITWPGLSSTTYPYFARPCLYGDGPGSRILQLSSFKSNNALVIGNGTLNDNGDGYVHDIAIESQVKKDSGAYIYAKGAARLKLQNIYIWKTVMLGIASSWMVSIFMPCQT from the coding sequence ATGACAATAATTTCTAGAGTATTTCTCGCTATTATTGCGTTGATCTCGCTTTCCGGGGCTGCATTTGCGCAGGGTGTTACCTCGTTCAATGGCCGCACGGGTGCCGTGGCGCCGCAGACGGGTGATTACGGCATCAGTCAGATTTCGGGGGTTCCCAGCCAGAGCCAAGCCTCGGGTTGGCTGGACAGTGCGTTCTGTGGCACGGTGGGTTATGTACTCGCCCGTACTACTGGAAGCTGGGTCTGTTCTCGCAACATACCGCTGAACGTGGTGTGGTTTGGGGCCGACGCAGGAGGCGTGGCCGACAGTACGACGGCCATTCAAACCGCCATGAATGCCGCGTCTACAATTGGGGCCTGCGTTTATGTTCCCAATGGAACCTATCTTGTCTCCTCCATAACGTGGCCAGGTCTTTCTTCAACAACGTATCCTTATTTTGCACGCCCATGTTTGTATGGAGATGGCCCAGGCAGTCGTATTCTCCAATTATCTTCCTTCAAGTCGAACAACGCACTTGTTATTGGGAATGGTACGCTAAATGACAATGGTGATGGTTACGTTCATGATATAGCTATCGAATCACAGGTAAAGAAAGATAGTGGCGCTTATATTTATGCAAAGGGGGCCGCTCGGCTGAAATTGCAAAATATATATATATGGAAGACAGTAATGCTTGGAATTGCGTCGTCGTGGATGGTGTCGATTTTCATGCCTTGTCAAACCTGA
- a CDS encoding MFS transporter, translating into MDARTPGSRTATAAGRLPLAGLLALAMTGFICIATETLPAGLLPQMAAGLGVSPSLAGQTITAYAAGSLLAAIPLTVATKGWRRRSVLMMTILGFLVFNSITALSPSFVLTLAARFGAGMSAGLAWSLLAGYARRMVRPDQQGRAMAVAMVGTPIALSLGVPLGTWAGTLVGWRLAFGLMSLLTLVLVAWVLLAVPDYPGQAKGARMALRRVLATPGVRPVLGVVMAWMLAHNILYTYIAPFVAPAGLGDRVDLVLLVFGVAALAGIWITGRLVDRHLRGAVLASLGAFALVALAFGLGGGSPAVVYAGTAVWGLSFGGAATLLQTALADSAGNGADVALSMNVVTWNSAIAGGGLAGGVLLQAWGPVSFPWAMLALILAGLALAWTARPHGFPAGHRTGTGVARGH; encoded by the coding sequence ATGGACGCAAGAACGCCCGGTAGCCGGACCGCAACGGCGGCAGGCCGCCTGCCCCTGGCCGGCCTGCTAGCCCTGGCGATGACCGGTTTCATCTGCATCGCCACCGAAACCCTGCCCGCCGGATTGCTGCCACAGATGGCCGCCGGCCTAGGCGTCTCACCATCGCTGGCGGGGCAGACCATCACCGCCTACGCCGCCGGATCCCTACTGGCGGCCATTCCGCTGACCGTCGCCACGAAGGGGTGGCGCCGGCGGTCGGTGCTGATGATGACCATCCTCGGTTTCCTGGTGTTCAATTCCATCACCGCCCTGTCGCCCAGCTTCGTCCTGACACTGGCGGCGCGCTTTGGGGCCGGCATGTCGGCCGGTTTGGCGTGGAGCCTGCTGGCCGGTTACGCCCGCCGCATGGTGCGGCCGGACCAGCAGGGCCGGGCCATGGCGGTGGCCATGGTGGGCACGCCCATCGCCCTGTCGCTGGGCGTGCCGCTCGGCACCTGGGCCGGCACCCTGGTGGGCTGGCGCCTGGCCTTCGGCCTCATGTCGCTGCTGACACTGGTCCTGGTCGCCTGGGTGCTGCTGGCGGTGCCCGACTATCCGGGGCAGGCCAAGGGCGCCCGGATGGCCCTGCGCCGGGTCCTGGCCACGCCGGGCGTGCGTCCCGTGCTGGGCGTGGTGATGGCCTGGATGCTGGCGCACAACATCCTCTACACCTACATCGCGCCCTTCGTCGCCCCGGCGGGCCTGGGTGACCGGGTGGATTTGGTGCTGCTGGTGTTCGGTGTCGCGGCCCTGGCGGGCATCTGGATCACCGGCCGCCTGGTCGATCGTCATTTGCGCGGCGCCGTATTGGCCAGCCTGGGCGCCTTCGCCCTGGTCGCCCTGGCCTTCGGTCTGGGGGGCGGATCGCCGGCCGTGGTGTATGCCGGCACGGCCGTCTGGGGCCTCAGCTTCGGCGGTGCCGCCACCCTGCTGCAAACCGCGCTGGCCGACAGCGCCGGCAACGGCGCCGACGTGGCCCTGTCGATGAACGTCGTCACCTGGAACAGCGCCATCGCCGGCGGCGGCCTGGCGGGTGGCGTGCTGTTGCAGGCCTGGGGCCCCGTGTCCTTCCCTTGGGCAATGCTGGCACTGATCCTGGCGGGGCTCGCCCTGGCCTGGACGGCGCGGCCCCACGGCTTCCCCGCCGGGCATCGCACCGGCACCGGTGTTGCGCGCGGCCATTGA